The Diospyros lotus cultivar Yz01 chromosome 15, ASM1463336v1, whole genome shotgun sequence genome has a window encoding:
- the LOC127792531 gene encoding uncharacterized protein LOC127792531 — protein MFGTQSTRDIALEFQAQFPVLRPSIHARRANIIVKFQDIYGFTVEGNVDDVNILNDVREKVRQQGRVWWSLEASKGANWYFQTQLSSTIKSSLKFSALGNAITLKRLIRKGIPPALRPMVWFPLSGAAKKKSTVPDSYYNDLTKAVEGKVTPATRQIDQDLPRTYPGHPWLDTPDGHSALRRVLVAYSFRDSEVGYCQGLNYVAALLLLVMKTEEDAFWMLAVLLENVLVNDCYTNNLSGCHVEQKVFKDLLVQKCPKMAAHLAELEFDVSLVATEWFLCLFSKSLPSETTLRVWDVLFYEGAQVLFHVALAIFKMKEEELLLTCQLGDVISILQKTTHHLFDPDDLLTVAFDKIGSMTTNTLSKQRKKQEPAVMAELDERSRRLNSMSTSYK, from the exons ATGTTTGGGACTCAGAGCACAAGAGACATAGCCTTAGAGTTTCAGGCCCAGTTTCCAGTTTTGAGGCCAAGCATTCATGCCAGAAGGGCAAACATCATTGTAAAGTTCCAAGACATTTACGGGTTTACAGTAGAAGGCAATGTGGATGATGTTAATATATTGAATGACGTCAGGGAAAAGGTTAGGCAGCAGGGTAGGGTTTGGTGGTCTTTGGAGGCCAGCAAAGGAGCCAATTGGTATTTTCAGACTCAGCTTTCATCTACCATTAAATCTTCCCTTAAATTTTCAGCTTTAGGTAATGCAATTACGCTTAAGAGGCTCATCAGGAAGGGGATTCCCCCAGCACTGCGGCCTATGGTCTGGTTTCCACTCTCTGGGGCAGCTAAGAAGAAGTCTACAGTGCCCGACAGCTACTACAATGATTTAACCAAGGCTGTTGAGGGTAAGGTCACCCCTGCGACCCGGCAGATCGATCAA GATCTACCACGAACGTACCCGGGTCATCCATGGTTGGACACTCCAGATGGTCATTCTGCTCTCAGACGTGTTCTTGTGGCTTATTCTTTCCGTGATTCTGAAGTTGGTTATTGTCAA GGTCTCAATTATGTTGCAGCACTGTTGTTGCTTGTGATGAAAACAGAAGAAGATGCGTTTTGGATGTTAGCTGTGCTCCTAGAAAATGTCTTGGTTAATGACTGCTACACAAATAACTTATCAGGATGCCATGTTGAGCAAAAGGTGTTTAAAGATCTTCTAGTGCAAAAATGTCCAAA GATGGCTGCTCATTTAGCAGAACTTGAGTTTGATGTCTCCCTTGTTGCCACTGAGTGGTTCCTCTGCCTCTTTTCCAAGAGCTTGCCCTCAGAG ACAACTTTGAGGGTGTGGGATGTGCTCTTCTACGAGGGAGCCCAGGTCCTATTTCATGTTGCTCTGGCTATATTCAAG ATGAAGGAAGAAGAGTTGCTTTTAACGTGTCAGCTTGGGGATGTAATTAGCATACTACAGAAAACCACCCATCACCTCTTTGATCCGGATGACCTACTAACG GTTGCTTTCGACAAGATAGGATCTATGACAACCAACACCCTGTCAAAGCAACGGAAAAAGCAGGAACCGGCAGTCATGGCAGAGCTCGACGAGCGATCCAGACGCCTAAATTCTATGAGCACGAGTTACAAATAG
- the LOC127792385 gene encoding BTB/POZ domain-containing protein At2g04740 isoform X2, translating into MSNSRSWTIDSDLDGIDLDPQDFAASVPLKKVPFGDVFEASRAGDVVRLRDLLESGVNVNARDQWDSVALYYACLAGHLDAARMLLESGAICSEHTFDGDRCHYAALNLKVRKLLKSFEARPPPLGPLQAALRETFLGCRANGTYLEQSDNLSEVPDNSSTGGSTSGHFLPDVVFYVQGRPIEAHKVILSARSPFFKRKFETDWKYRKEVRFSTGGLFYPAFYSLIHFFYSDRLEIAVDDMEDLLRICKGCKCGSLQRVLEKELIHQKYAEYKALTDIDDSQKRFILEGMSLPEEDRLPAALNKIIQICLANSNKEQNPDGSVDNLVSCLGATQMSEFDDDLADVCVRVNKKTFRCHQVVLASRSEYFKARLSRMKDFLEGKDGLPDYILPCLEEHDLSTEAFEKMIEYMYTDGLTDIDPDQAEEMFDAASRYLLFPLKRAVADVLLPHLEMVPPAELCHWLILSDLYGVLKIREYCLDVIACNFETFAETPEFRAMLLTLPPPSGDSSLRTTAPSAPGAGGNTDQQNLLDDLREKWLEAEAAELDKRDESALLFDKRLEMLMLVAEQENSGALSSDVHQECSKEEPALPPSSIVTPKWA; encoded by the exons ATGTCCAACTCAAGGTCGTGGACCATCGACTCGGACCTGGACGGCATCGACCTCGACCCGCAGGACTTCGCGGCGTCCGTTCCGCTGAAGAAGGTGCCGTTCGGGGATGTGTTCGAGGCCTCCCGTGCCGGTGACGTCGTCCGGCTGCGGGACCTGCTTGAGTCAGGCGTGAATGTCAACGCGAGGGACCAGTGGGACTCGGTGGCGCTGTACTACGCCTGCTTGGCCGGGCACCTTGACGCGGCGAGGATGTTGCTGGAGAGCGGCGCGATTTGCTCGGAGCATACGTTTGACGGTGACCGGTGCCACTACGCGGCGCTTAATCTGAAGGTGCGCAAGCTGCTGAAATCGTTCGAGGCCCGGCCGCCGCCTCTAGGGCCGTTGCAAGCAGCTCTGAGGGAGACGTTCTTGGGGTGCCGAGCGAACGGGACATACCTCGAACAGTCTGACAATCTGTCCGAAGTTCCAG ATAATTCATCCACCGGGGGATCCACTTCTGGTCACTTCCTTCCAGATGTTGTCTTTTATGTGCAAGGAAGACCTATTGAAGCTCACAAGGTCATCTTGAGTGCTCGGTCACCTTTCttcaagagaaaatttgaaACTGATTGGAAGTAtcgaaaggaagtaagattctCAACGGGGGGTTTATTCTATCCTGCTTTTTATAGCCTCATCCACTTCTTTTATTCCGACAGACTGGAAATTGCAGTAGATGACATGGAAGATCTTTTGAGAATTTGCAAAGGTTGCAAGTGTGGGTCATTGCAGAGGGTCCTTGAGAAAGAATTGATTCACCAAAAATATGCAGAATACAAAGCACTTACAGATATAGATGACTCTCAGAAGCGGTTTATCTTGGAGGGCATGTCCCTTCCTGAGGAAGACCGACTTCCAGCTGCTTTAAATAAGATTATCCAAATTTGTCTTGCAAACTCCAACAAGGAACAGAACCCTGACGGCAGTGTTGATAATTTAGTATCTTGTCTTGGTGCAACGCAAATGAGTGAGTTTGATGATGATCTTGCAGATGTTTGTGTAAGGGTCAACAAAAAGACATTCCGATGCCATCAAGTGGTTTTAGCTTCCAGATCAGAGTACTTTAAAGCAAGATTATCTCGCATGAAGGATTTTCTTGAAGGAAAAGATGGCTTACCTGATTATATTCTTCCTTGTCTTGAAGAACATGATTTGAGCACAGAGGCATTTGAGAAAATGATTGAGTACAT GTACACTGATGGTTTGACAGATATAGACCCAGATCAG GCTGAAGAAATGTTTGATGCGGCTTCAAGGTACTTGTTATTTCCTCTAAAGCGTGCTGTTGCTGATGTACTGCTGCCACACCTAGAAATGGTTCCTCCAGCAGAATTGTGCCATTGGCTGATATTATCAGACTT GTACGGTGTTCTGAAGATTCGGGAGTATTGTCTGGACGTGATAGCTTGTAACTTCGAGACATTCGCTGAAACTCCCGAGTTCCGGGCAATGTTGCTGACCCTTCCCCCTCCATCCGGAGATTCATCACTCCGAACCACGGCCCCAAGTGCTCCGGGAGCTGGGGGGAATACGGACCAACAAAATCTTCTTGACGATCTACGAGAGAAATGGCTGGAGGCCGAGGCTGCAGAGCTCGACAAGAGAGATGAAAGTGCACTGTTGTTCGATAAGCGGCTTGAGATGCTAATGCTGGTTGCAGAACAAGAAAATTCAGGTGCTCTTAGCAGTGATGTTCACCAAGAGTGCTCTAAAGAAGAACCTGCCCTTCCCCCGTCATCCATTGTTACCCCAAAATGGGCCTAA
- the LOC127792385 gene encoding BTB/POZ domain-containing protein At2g04740 isoform X1 has protein sequence MSNSRSWTIDSDLDGIDLDPQDFAASVPLKKVPFGDVFEASRAGDVVRLRDLLESGVNVNARDQWDSVALYYACLAGHLDAARMLLESGAICSEHTFDGDRCHYAALNLKVRKLLKSFEARPPPLGPLQAALRETFLGCRANGTYLEQSDNLSEVPVDNSSTGGSTSGHFLPDVVFYVQGRPIEAHKVILSARSPFFKRKFETDWKYRKEVRFSTGGLFYPAFYSLIHFFYSDRLEIAVDDMEDLLRICKGCKCGSLQRVLEKELIHQKYAEYKALTDIDDSQKRFILEGMSLPEEDRLPAALNKIIQICLANSNKEQNPDGSVDNLVSCLGATQMSEFDDDLADVCVRVNKKTFRCHQVVLASRSEYFKARLSRMKDFLEGKDGLPDYILPCLEEHDLSTEAFEKMIEYMYTDGLTDIDPDQAEEMFDAASRYLLFPLKRAVADVLLPHLEMVPPAELCHWLILSDLYGVLKIREYCLDVIACNFETFAETPEFRAMLLTLPPPSGDSSLRTTAPSAPGAGGNTDQQNLLDDLREKWLEAEAAELDKRDESALLFDKRLEMLMLVAEQENSGALSSDVHQECSKEEPALPPSSIVTPKWA, from the exons ATGTCCAACTCAAGGTCGTGGACCATCGACTCGGACCTGGACGGCATCGACCTCGACCCGCAGGACTTCGCGGCGTCCGTTCCGCTGAAGAAGGTGCCGTTCGGGGATGTGTTCGAGGCCTCCCGTGCCGGTGACGTCGTCCGGCTGCGGGACCTGCTTGAGTCAGGCGTGAATGTCAACGCGAGGGACCAGTGGGACTCGGTGGCGCTGTACTACGCCTGCTTGGCCGGGCACCTTGACGCGGCGAGGATGTTGCTGGAGAGCGGCGCGATTTGCTCGGAGCATACGTTTGACGGTGACCGGTGCCACTACGCGGCGCTTAATCTGAAGGTGCGCAAGCTGCTGAAATCGTTCGAGGCCCGGCCGCCGCCTCTAGGGCCGTTGCAAGCAGCTCTGAGGGAGACGTTCTTGGGGTGCCGAGCGAACGGGACATACCTCGAACAGTCTGACAATCTGTCCGAAGTTCCAG TAGATAATTCATCCACCGGGGGATCCACTTCTGGTCACTTCCTTCCAGATGTTGTCTTTTATGTGCAAGGAAGACCTATTGAAGCTCACAAGGTCATCTTGAGTGCTCGGTCACCTTTCttcaagagaaaatttgaaACTGATTGGAAGTAtcgaaaggaagtaagattctCAACGGGGGGTTTATTCTATCCTGCTTTTTATAGCCTCATCCACTTCTTTTATTCCGACAGACTGGAAATTGCAGTAGATGACATGGAAGATCTTTTGAGAATTTGCAAAGGTTGCAAGTGTGGGTCATTGCAGAGGGTCCTTGAGAAAGAATTGATTCACCAAAAATATGCAGAATACAAAGCACTTACAGATATAGATGACTCTCAGAAGCGGTTTATCTTGGAGGGCATGTCCCTTCCTGAGGAAGACCGACTTCCAGCTGCTTTAAATAAGATTATCCAAATTTGTCTTGCAAACTCCAACAAGGAACAGAACCCTGACGGCAGTGTTGATAATTTAGTATCTTGTCTTGGTGCAACGCAAATGAGTGAGTTTGATGATGATCTTGCAGATGTTTGTGTAAGGGTCAACAAAAAGACATTCCGATGCCATCAAGTGGTTTTAGCTTCCAGATCAGAGTACTTTAAAGCAAGATTATCTCGCATGAAGGATTTTCTTGAAGGAAAAGATGGCTTACCTGATTATATTCTTCCTTGTCTTGAAGAACATGATTTGAGCACAGAGGCATTTGAGAAAATGATTGAGTACAT GTACACTGATGGTTTGACAGATATAGACCCAGATCAG GCTGAAGAAATGTTTGATGCGGCTTCAAGGTACTTGTTATTTCCTCTAAAGCGTGCTGTTGCTGATGTACTGCTGCCACACCTAGAAATGGTTCCTCCAGCAGAATTGTGCCATTGGCTGATATTATCAGACTT GTACGGTGTTCTGAAGATTCGGGAGTATTGTCTGGACGTGATAGCTTGTAACTTCGAGACATTCGCTGAAACTCCCGAGTTCCGGGCAATGTTGCTGACCCTTCCCCCTCCATCCGGAGATTCATCACTCCGAACCACGGCCCCAAGTGCTCCGGGAGCTGGGGGGAATACGGACCAACAAAATCTTCTTGACGATCTACGAGAGAAATGGCTGGAGGCCGAGGCTGCAGAGCTCGACAAGAGAGATGAAAGTGCACTGTTGTTCGATAAGCGGCTTGAGATGCTAATGCTGGTTGCAGAACAAGAAAATTCAGGTGCTCTTAGCAGTGATGTTCACCAAGAGTGCTCTAAAGAAGAACCTGCCCTTCCCCCGTCATCCATTGTTACCCCAAAATGGGCCTAA
- the LOC127791350 gene encoding fasciclin-like arabinogalactan protein 7, with product MELELSLIFMISTALALLCCPSTHGATAASPAPAPVPAPAPAPGPEFVNLTDLLTVAGPFHTFLTYLESTKVIETFQNQANKSDEGITIFVPKDEAFSSLKKPSLSNLTQDQLKSLCLFHALPHYYSLADFKNLSQLSPVSTLAGAQYSLNFTDESGTVHLSSGWAHTKISSSVHSTYPVAVYQVDKVLLPEAIFGTNIPPTPAPAPLPNIAPDGNAHAGPVGSKSSPTSSPRSSSSCRIAGLMSTWSQLALAVSGCLVLFL from the coding sequence ATGGAACTGGAATTGAGCCTGATTTTCATGATCAGCACCGCATTAGCCTTGCTCTGTTGTCCATCCACACATGGCGCAACTGCTGCATCTCCGGCACCGGCCCCGGTCCCGGCCCCGGCTCCGGCTCCGGGCCCAGAATTCGTCAACCTGACAGACCTTCTCACAGTGGCTGGCCCATTCCATACCTTCCTGACATACCTTGAATCCACCAAAGTGATTGAAACCTTCCAAAACCAAGCCAACAAAAGTGATGAAGGGATCACCATCTTTGTGCCAAAAGATGAAGCATTCTCATCCCTTAAGAAGCCCTCCCTCTCCAACCTCACCCAAGACCAGCTCAAATCGCTCTGCCTCTTCCATGCCTTGCCACACTACTACAGCCTAGCAGACTTCAAGAACCTCAGCCAATTAAGCCCGGTTAGTACCCTAGCCGGTGCCCAATACTCTCTGAATTTCACCGATGAGTCTGGAACGGTGCACCTTAGCTCAGGATGGGCGCACACAAAAATCAGCAGCAGCGTGCATTCGACTTATCCTGTCGCCGTTTATCAGGTTGACAAGGTCCTCCTTCCCGAAGCCATCTTTGGCACCAACATTCCTCCAACCCCGGCACCAGCTCCATTGCCTAATATTGCTCCAGATGGAAATGCTCATGCTGGGCCTGTAGGCAGCAAATCTAGTCCAACATCTTCCCCTAGATCATCATCCTCATGTAGGATTGCTGGCCTGATGAGTACTTGGAGTCAGTTGGCTTTGGCTGTTTCGGGCTGCCTTGTATTGTTCTTGTAA
- the LOC127792007 gene encoding LOW QUALITY PROTEIN: rho GDP-dissociation inhibitor 1-like (The sequence of the model RefSeq protein was modified relative to this genomic sequence to represent the inferred CDS: inserted 1 base in 1 codon) encodes MSLAVGAVSSSKNMALDENKEGSTGLQSNAQEITDESLKRSVSENSLCTTEEEEEEEEDEGQEIQPGPQFSLKEQLEKDKEDESLRRWKEQLLGSVDMESVGETLEPDVXILSLSILSPDRPEIVLPIPEDGKPKGSWFTLKEGSRYRLKFSFRVGNNIVSGLKYRNTVWKTSMKVDSSKEMLGTFSPQEEPYTHVIPEEITPSGFFARGSYTARTKFVDDDNKCHLEINYTFDIKKDWATP; translated from the exons ATGTCTTTGGCGGTTGGAGCTGTTTCTAGTTCCAAAAACATGGCTTTGGATGAAAACAAAGAGGGTTCTACCGGACTGCAGAGCAATGCACAAGAGATTACTGATGAAAGCCTCAAGAGAAGCGTGAGCGAGAACTCCTTATGTACAActgaagaggaggaggaagaagaagaagatgaaggccAAGAGATTCAGCCTGGCCCTCAGTTCTCTCTCAAAGAACAGCTTGAGAAGGACAAG GAGGATGAGAGCCTGAGGAGGTGGAAGGAACAGCTTCTTGGGAGTGTGGATATGGAAAGTGTTGGAG AAACACTGGAACCGGATG AGATCCTCAGTCTCTCAATTCTATCTCCTGATAGACCTGAGATTGTTCTTCCTATTCCGGAAGATGGAAAACCCAAAGGGTCGTGGTTTACATTGAAAGAAGGTAGTCGCTACAGATTGAAATTTTCTTTCAGAGTCGGGAATAACATTGTTTCGGGTCTAAAATACCGAAACACTGTTTGGAAAACCAGCATGAAAG TGGACAGCTCAAAAGAGATGCTTGGAACTTTTAGCCCTCAGGAAGAGCCTTACACACATGTTATACCTGAAGAGATCACCCCTTCTGGCTTTTTTGCCAGAGGTTCATATACAGCAAGAACAAAG TTCGTCGACGATGACAACAAATGCCACTTGGAGATCAACTACACGTTTGACATCAAGAAGGATTGGGCCACCCCTTGA